The following proteins come from a genomic window of Nothobranchius furzeri strain GRZ-AD chromosome 1, NfurGRZ-RIMD1, whole genome shotgun sequence:
- the sytl4 gene encoding synaptotagmin-like protein 4 isoform X2, giving the protein MPEALDSINLGFLSDSERELVLDVLRRDEELRLVEEQRVRKLKTELQEVKRKGAKLGSGNYSEHSCGRCQEPLSRLTVFSNQCKMCNHYVCRSCQTFLPNGSWLCSVCTKESDIKKRTGDWFYDQRINRFSGAPGHNLVRASLKKRPPAKKRETIGETLLRSVENNTNPFKPVPLPRQKVQTATISQSKENLGSIASRESFESKTNVSSKPTHSDTESAENTSIVSGKTETESGRATPEQPRAHNSVPSSPTGSSVSSLTVPMKADIVHTDSGNSNSSAPVLQVKPADLSLELEVDRLFKKSIKRAPKPTECLSTLDLRDGCEAPAASMGHRSRSVPGLDVQEDEDEEEDIDRLVSFHKLSMAKSSSSLQSSKGTLGSLMSIYSESGDFDSVEVSGDVVFSVSYDEHTQSLYVLIKACHDLAHGDASRQLSNPYVKCYLLPDKSRQSKRKTSIKKKTTNPVYNETLKYTISRSLLATRSVLISVWHHGRLSRNTFLGEVEVALDYRDLDSSSESCMRLLAKAASVVQPSAFAQYKGELVISLKYVTHKKTTEKVKGKKSSTEEGGELHVLIKEAKNLTAIKGSTSDSFVKGYLFPTKSKTTKKKSAVVKKSLNPQYNSTFVYKELTLEQLKEMCLELTVWDREAMLSNEFLGGVRLSSGKGIIKVEKEEVVLDSAGEEVSLWQMMMQYPDSWAEGTLTLRSTMGKTKNK; this is encoded by the exons ATGCCGGAGGCTCTTGATTCGATCAACCTGGGCTTCCTGTCCGACTCCGAGCGTGAGCTGGTCCTGGATGTGCTGCGACGAGACGAGGAGCTCAGGCTGGTTGAAGAACAGCGTGTGCG GAAGTTGAAGACCGAGTTGCAGGAAGTAAAGAGGAAAGGAGCCAAACTTGGCAGTGGAAATTACAGCGAGCACAGCTGTGGCCGATGCCAGGAGCCTCTGAGTCGCCTGACTGTTTTCTCCAACCAGTGTAAGATGTGCAATCACTACGTGTGCCGGAGCTGCCAAACGTTTCTGCCCAATGGATCCTGGCTGTGCAGTGTGTGCACCAAAGAATC GGATATAAAGAAAAGGACAGGCGATTGGTTCTATGATCAACGAATCAACCGTTTCTCTGGAGCTCCTGGGCACAACCTAGTGAGGGCCTCCCTGAAAAAGCGGCCTCCAG CAAAAAAGCGCGAGACAATTGGAGAAACACTCCTGAGGAGTGTTGAAAATAACACAAATCCTTTTAAACCAGTGCCCCTGCCCAGGCAGAAAGTTCAGACGGCTACCATAAG TCAGTCAAAAGAGAATTTGGGATCCATTGCTTCAAGAGAGTCATTTGAGTCAAAGACCAACGTGTCTTCAAAGCCAACGCACAGTGACACGGAATCGGCTGAAAACACGAGTATCGTCAGTGGCAAAACGGAGACCGAATCTGGTCGTGCAACTCCTGAACAACCGAG AGCCCACAACTCGGTGCCGTCCAGCCCAACAGGATCCAGTGTTTCCAGCCTGACTGTTCCCATGAAAGCCGATATCGTTCACACCGACAGCGGAAACTCAAACAGCAGTGCC CCTGTGCTGCAGGTGAAACCAGCTGATCTGAGCCTTGAGCTTGAAGTAGACAGACTCTTCAAGAAGAGCATCAAACGAGCCCCCAAACCTACAG AATGTTTATCAACTCTGGATCTTCGTGATGGATGTGAGGCACCAGCAGCTTCCATGGGCCACCGAAGTCGCTCTGTACCAGGCTTGGATGTACAG GAGGACGAAGACGAGGAAGAAGATATTGACCGCTTAGTGAGCTTTCATAAATTATCAATGGCTAAGAGTTCTTCCAGCCTTCAGAGCTCCAAG GGCACACTGGGCAGCCTGATGAGTATTTACAGTGAATCAGGAGACTTTGACAGTGTGGAGGTGAGCGGTGATGTTGTTTTCTCTGTCAGCTACGATGAACACACACAAAGCCTCTATGTGCTCATCAAGGCGTGCCACGATCTGGCCCACGGTGATGCCTCCCGGCAGCTTTCCAACCC ttaTGTTAAATGTTATCTGCTCCCTGACAAATCTCGCCAGAGCAAGAGAAAGACCAGCATCAAGAAAAAAACCACCAACCCTGTCTACAATGAAACATTAAAG TACACCATCAGTCGTTCATTACTGGCCACCCGTTCTGTGTTGATATCAGTCTGGCATCATGGCCGCCTCAGCCGCAACACCTTCCTGGGGGAAGTGGAAGTCGCTCTAGACTACAGAGACCTTGATTCATCAAGTGAATCCTGCATGCGCCTCTTGGCGAAG GCAGCTTCTGTTGTGCAACCTTCAGCTTTTGCTCAGTACAAGGGAGAGCTAGTGATTTCACTCAAGTATGTCACGCATAAAAAGACAACGGAGAAAGTCAAAG GCAAGAAATCTTCAACTGAGGAAGGCGGTGAGCTGCATGTCCTAATTAAGGAGGCAAAGAATTTGACAGCAATCAAAGGAAGCACATCAGACAGCTTTGTTAAAGG ATATTTGTTCCCAACAAAGTCCAAGACTACAAAGAAGAAGTCTGCAGTGGTGAAGAAGAGCCTGAATCCCCAGTATAACAGCACATTTGTGTATAAAGAGCTGACTCTGGAGCAGCTGAAGGAGATGTGTCTGGAGTTGACTGTGTGGGACAGAGAGGCCATGCTGAGCAATGAATTCCTGGGAGGAGTCCGTCTCAGCTCAGGAAAAG GCATTATAAAAGTAGAAAAAGAGGAAGTGGTGCTGGATTCTGCTGGAGAGGAGGTCAGCCTGTGGCAGATGATGATGCAGTACCCTGACTCGTGGGCAGAGGGCACTCTTACACTGCGTTCCACAATGGGAAAAACTAAGAATAAATGA
- the sytl4 gene encoding synaptotagmin-like protein 4 isoform X1, with protein MPEALDSINLGFLSDSERELVLDVLRRDEELRLVEEQRVRKLKTELQEVKRKGAKLGSGNYSEHSCGRCQEPLSRLTVFSNQCKMCNHYVCRSCQTFLPNGSWLCSVCTKESDIKKRTGDWFYDQRINRFSGAPGHNLVRASLKKRPPAKKRETIGETLLRSVENNTNPFKPVPLPRQKVQTATISQSKENLGSIASRESFESKTNVSSKPTHSDTESAENTSIVSGKTETESGRATPEQPRAHNSVPSSPTGSSVSSLTVPMKADIVHTDSGNSNSSAPVLQVKPADLSLELEVDRLFKKSIKRAPKPTECLSTLDLRDGCEAPAASMGHRSRSVPGLDVQEDEDEEEDIDRLVSFHKLSMAKSSSSLQSSKGTLGSLMSIYSESGDFDSVEVSGDVVFSVSYDEHTQSLYVLIKACHDLAHGDASRQLSNPYVKCYLLPDKSRQSKRKTSIKKKTTNPVYNETLKYTISRSLLATRSVLISVWHHGRLSRNTFLGEVEVALDYRDLDSSSESCMRLLAKAASVVQPSAFAQYKGELVISLKYVTHKKTTEKVKGKTKAYKTVCWTFVASNLQVFIFSSGKKSSTEEGGELHVLIKEAKNLTAIKGSTSDSFVKGYLFPTKSKTTKKKSAVVKKSLNPQYNSTFVYKELTLEQLKEMCLELTVWDREAMLSNEFLGGVRLSSGKGIIKVEKEEVVLDSAGEEVSLWQMMMQYPDSWAEGTLTLRSTMGKTKNK; from the exons ATGCCGGAGGCTCTTGATTCGATCAACCTGGGCTTCCTGTCCGACTCCGAGCGTGAGCTGGTCCTGGATGTGCTGCGACGAGACGAGGAGCTCAGGCTGGTTGAAGAACAGCGTGTGCG GAAGTTGAAGACCGAGTTGCAGGAAGTAAAGAGGAAAGGAGCCAAACTTGGCAGTGGAAATTACAGCGAGCACAGCTGTGGCCGATGCCAGGAGCCTCTGAGTCGCCTGACTGTTTTCTCCAACCAGTGTAAGATGTGCAATCACTACGTGTGCCGGAGCTGCCAAACGTTTCTGCCCAATGGATCCTGGCTGTGCAGTGTGTGCACCAAAGAATC GGATATAAAGAAAAGGACAGGCGATTGGTTCTATGATCAACGAATCAACCGTTTCTCTGGAGCTCCTGGGCACAACCTAGTGAGGGCCTCCCTGAAAAAGCGGCCTCCAG CAAAAAAGCGCGAGACAATTGGAGAAACACTCCTGAGGAGTGTTGAAAATAACACAAATCCTTTTAAACCAGTGCCCCTGCCCAGGCAGAAAGTTCAGACGGCTACCATAAG TCAGTCAAAAGAGAATTTGGGATCCATTGCTTCAAGAGAGTCATTTGAGTCAAAGACCAACGTGTCTTCAAAGCCAACGCACAGTGACACGGAATCGGCTGAAAACACGAGTATCGTCAGTGGCAAAACGGAGACCGAATCTGGTCGTGCAACTCCTGAACAACCGAG AGCCCACAACTCGGTGCCGTCCAGCCCAACAGGATCCAGTGTTTCCAGCCTGACTGTTCCCATGAAAGCCGATATCGTTCACACCGACAGCGGAAACTCAAACAGCAGTGCC CCTGTGCTGCAGGTGAAACCAGCTGATCTGAGCCTTGAGCTTGAAGTAGACAGACTCTTCAAGAAGAGCATCAAACGAGCCCCCAAACCTACAG AATGTTTATCAACTCTGGATCTTCGTGATGGATGTGAGGCACCAGCAGCTTCCATGGGCCACCGAAGTCGCTCTGTACCAGGCTTGGATGTACAG GAGGACGAAGACGAGGAAGAAGATATTGACCGCTTAGTGAGCTTTCATAAATTATCAATGGCTAAGAGTTCTTCCAGCCTTCAGAGCTCCAAG GGCACACTGGGCAGCCTGATGAGTATTTACAGTGAATCAGGAGACTTTGACAGTGTGGAGGTGAGCGGTGATGTTGTTTTCTCTGTCAGCTACGATGAACACACACAAAGCCTCTATGTGCTCATCAAGGCGTGCCACGATCTGGCCCACGGTGATGCCTCCCGGCAGCTTTCCAACCC ttaTGTTAAATGTTATCTGCTCCCTGACAAATCTCGCCAGAGCAAGAGAAAGACCAGCATCAAGAAAAAAACCACCAACCCTGTCTACAATGAAACATTAAAG TACACCATCAGTCGTTCATTACTGGCCACCCGTTCTGTGTTGATATCAGTCTGGCATCATGGCCGCCTCAGCCGCAACACCTTCCTGGGGGAAGTGGAAGTCGCTCTAGACTACAGAGACCTTGATTCATCAAGTGAATCCTGCATGCGCCTCTTGGCGAAG GCAGCTTCTGTTGTGCAACCTTCAGCTTTTGCTCAGTACAAGGGAGAGCTAGTGATTTCACTCAAGTATGTCACGCATAAAAAGACAACGGAGAAAGTCAAAGGTAAAACAAAAGCATATAAAACCGTTTGCTGGACATTCGTTGCCTCTAATCttcaagtttttattttctctTCAGGCAAGAAATCTTCAACTGAGGAAGGCGGTGAGCTGCATGTCCTAATTAAGGAGGCAAAGAATTTGACAGCAATCAAAGGAAGCACATCAGACAGCTTTGTTAAAGG ATATTTGTTCCCAACAAAGTCCAAGACTACAAAGAAGAAGTCTGCAGTGGTGAAGAAGAGCCTGAATCCCCAGTATAACAGCACATTTGTGTATAAAGAGCTGACTCTGGAGCAGCTGAAGGAGATGTGTCTGGAGTTGACTGTGTGGGACAGAGAGGCCATGCTGAGCAATGAATTCCTGGGAGGAGTCCGTCTCAGCTCAGGAAAAG GCATTATAAAAGTAGAAAAAGAGGAAGTGGTGCTGGATTCTGCTGGAGAGGAGGTCAGCCTGTGGCAGATGATGATGCAGTACCCTGACTCGTGGGCAGAGGGCACTCTTACACTGCGTTCCACAATGGGAAAAACTAAGAATAAATGA